The Deinococcus sonorensis KR-87 genome includes a window with the following:
- the miaA gene encoding tRNA (adenosine(37)-N6)-dimethylallyltransferase MiaA — protein MAGVLVPILTAPTASGKTGLSLMLGRRVPLEVIAADAFTVYRGLDVGTAKPSAEERAAVPHHLIDVADVRETFDVARYVQLAEAAIQQVLERGRLPVVVGGTGFYLSALMQGLPLTPPSRPEQRAALEAELQTRGLDALLAEMEALNPAEARRMERNPRRVVRALEVYRESGRWPGEYGRSQPAHRYTVVAFAPPLPELDRRIEARTRAMLDGGLLEEAAWLSREVPPTLDPLPTVWQAIGYREALAVLDQTLTREAAAEHITVATRQYARRQLTWIRRQLKVEVQTPEQAAETLGAAVSGRLTP, from the coding sequence ATCGCTGGCGTGCTGGTGCCGATCCTGACCGCCCCCACCGCCTCCGGCAAGACCGGCCTGAGCCTGATGCTGGGCCGGCGCGTTCCACTGGAGGTGATCGCCGCCGACGCCTTTACCGTCTACCGGGGCCTGGATGTGGGCACCGCCAAGCCCAGCGCCGAGGAGCGGGCGGCGGTCCCGCATCACCTGATCGACGTGGCGGACGTGCGGGAGACGTTCGATGTGGCCCGCTACGTGCAGCTCGCGGAGGCAGCCATCCAGCAGGTGCTGGAACGTGGCCGGCTGCCGGTGGTGGTGGGCGGCACCGGCTTTTACCTCTCGGCGCTGATGCAGGGGCTGCCGCTGACCCCGCCCAGCCGTCCGGAGCAGCGGGCCGCGCTGGAAGCCGAACTGCAGACGCGCGGCCTGGACGCCCTGCTTGCCGAGATGGAGGCGCTTAATCCCGCCGAGGCCCGGCGGATGGAACGCAACCCGCGCCGGGTGGTGCGTGCGCTGGAGGTGTACCGAGAGAGCGGCCGCTGGCCCGGCGAGTACGGCCGCAGCCAGCCGGCGCACCGCTACACGGTGGTGGCCTTCGCCCCACCGCTGCCGGAGCTGGACCGCCGCATCGAGGCGCGCACCCGCGCCATGCTGGACGGCGGCCTGCTGGAGGAGGCGGCGTGGCTGAGCCGGGAGGTGCCGCCCACCCTGGACCCGCTGCCGACCGTCTGGCAGGCCATCGGGTACCGCGAGGCGCTGGCGGTGCTGGACCAGACCCTGACCCGGGAAGCCGCCGCCGAGCACATCACGGTGGCCACTCGCCAGTACGCCCGCCGCCAGCTGACCTGGATCCGCCGGCAGCTGAAGGTGGAGGTCCAGACCCCTGAGCAGGCCGCCGAGACGCTGGGGGCCGCCGTGTCTGGCAGACTGACGCCATGA
- a CDS encoding Hsp20/alpha crystallin family protein: protein MNEPVLTRLNNLMQLRQEVETLATTGPWEPAADWLDEGTHLVLMLDVPGVDPQRLELLEEGDEVTVAGERTTLLHAEPLRRERPLGTFSRTMRFPEPVVSQSAQAQLGSGVLTVRFEKRQKTLLQLGSGE, encoded by the coding sequence ATGAACGAGCCGGTGCTCACCCGACTGAACAACCTGATGCAACTGCGCCAGGAGGTCGAAACCCTGGCCACCACCGGCCCCTGGGAGCCGGCGGCCGACTGGCTGGACGAGGGCACCCACCTGGTGCTGATGCTGGACGTACCGGGCGTGGACCCGCAGCGTCTGGAACTGCTGGAGGAGGGCGACGAGGTGACGGTGGCCGGCGAACGGACCACCCTGCTGCACGCCGAGCCGCTGCGCCGCGAACGGCCGCTGGGCACCTTCAGCCGGACCATGCGCTTCCCGGAGCCGGTGGTGTCGCAGAGCGCCCAGGCGCAGCTCGGCAGCGGCGTGCTGACGGTGCGCTTTGAGAAGCGGCAGAAGACCCTGCTGCAGCTCGGCAGCGGAGAGTAG
- a CDS encoding arginine--tRNA ligase translates to MDVKVQLKQAVEQAAQQLGASIEAVIQETPADKPGDYGTPAAFLLAKALRQNPAQIAAQLAASVQLPQGIARAEAVGPYLNFFVDAGAFVQGVVEQRPPVPEPAGKVVIEHTSVNPNKELHVGHVRNVVLGDSMARIFRAAGYRTEVQNYIDDTGRQAAESLYAQQHYGLEWDGVQKYDQFMGQGYVRLNADPQKPELEPGIREVMHQLEAGERRAEIEQLVRAHLITCFRLGARYDLLNWESDVVGSGFLSKAMQILEASPSTSHPDEGKYRGAFVMDVSEFMPGLEEPKVVLIRSDGTAMYAAKDIGYQFWKFGLFEGMRFRPFETDPEGREIWTSHPQGEPDLERRFAHAYEVINVIDSRQEHPQRIVAASLGVAGHPDEERRSIHLSYAFVTFEGQTISGRKGVGVSADEVMDEAERRVTALMQELKPDVVGTEEGREIVRRIAIGAIRFAMVKAEPTRTIDFRWDQALALQGDTAPYVQYAAVRAGNILNRAAAEGYTPGGPDWSQVTPLELELAKVVARAPQVVQTAVRVHSPHVVAQYALDLATAFNAWYNAKGPDGRPATNVLQSPAGLREARLSLVARLREAMEESLALLGIEVPSAM, encoded by the coding sequence ATGGACGTGAAGGTACAGCTCAAACAGGCCGTCGAGCAGGCCGCGCAGCAGCTCGGGGCCAGCATCGAGGCGGTTATCCAGGAGACGCCCGCAGATAAGCCGGGCGATTACGGCACGCCCGCCGCCTTCCTGCTCGCCAAGGCGCTGCGCCAGAATCCGGCCCAGATCGCCGCGCAGCTGGCGGCGTCGGTGCAGCTGCCCCAGGGCATCGCCCGCGCCGAGGCTGTGGGACCGTACCTCAACTTCTTCGTAGATGCGGGTGCCTTCGTGCAGGGCGTGGTGGAGCAGCGTCCGCCGGTGCCGGAACCGGCCGGCAAGGTGGTGATCGAGCACACCAGCGTGAACCCCAACAAGGAACTGCACGTGGGGCACGTGCGCAACGTGGTGTTGGGCGACAGCATGGCCCGCATCTTCCGGGCGGCCGGCTACCGCACCGAGGTGCAGAACTACATCGACGACACCGGGCGGCAGGCGGCCGAGAGCCTCTATGCCCAGCAGCACTACGGCCTGGAGTGGGACGGGGTGCAGAAGTACGACCAGTTCATGGGTCAGGGCTACGTGCGCCTGAACGCCGACCCGCAGAAGCCGGAGCTGGAGCCGGGCATCCGCGAGGTGATGCACCAGCTGGAGGCCGGGGAGCGCCGGGCGGAGATCGAGCAGCTGGTCCGGGCGCACCTGATCACGTGTTTCCGGCTGGGCGCGCGCTACGACCTGCTCAACTGGGAGTCGGACGTGGTGGGCAGCGGCTTCCTGAGCAAGGCGATGCAGATCCTGGAAGCGTCGCCCAGCACCAGCCACCCCGACGAGGGCAAGTACCGGGGCGCCTTCGTGATGGACGTGTCCGAGTTCATGCCGGGGCTGGAGGAGCCGAAGGTGGTGCTGATCCGGTCGGATGGCACCGCCATGTACGCCGCCAAGGACATCGGCTACCAGTTCTGGAAGTTCGGGCTGTTCGAGGGGATGCGCTTCCGGCCCTTCGAGACGGACCCGGAAGGCCGGGAGATCTGGACGAGCCATCCACAGGGCGAGCCGGACCTGGAGCGACGCTTCGCGCACGCCTACGAGGTCATCAACGTCATCGACTCGCGTCAGGAGCACCCGCAGCGCATCGTGGCGGCCAGCCTGGGCGTGGCGGGCCATCCGGACGAGGAGCGGCGCAGCATCCACCTCAGCTACGCCTTCGTGACCTTCGAGGGGCAGACCATCTCCGGGCGTAAGGGGGTGGGCGTCAGCGCGGACGAGGTGATGGACGAGGCCGAGCGCCGGGTGACGGCCCTGATGCAGGAGCTGAAGCCGGACGTGGTGGGCACCGAGGAAGGCCGGGAGATCGTACGGCGCATTGCCATCGGGGCGATCCGCTTCGCGATGGTCAAGGCCGAGCCGACCCGCACCATCGACTTCCGCTGGGATCAGGCGCTGGCGCTGCAGGGCGACACCGCCCCGTATGTCCAGTACGCGGCGGTGCGCGCCGGGAACATCCTGAACCGGGCGGCGGCGGAAGGGTACACCCCAGGCGGCCCCGACTGGAGCCAGGTCACCCCGCTGGAACTGGAACTGGCCAAGGTGGTGGCCCGCGCGCCGCAGGTGGTCCAGACGGCCGTGCGGGTCCACAGCCCGCACGTGGTGGCGCAGTACGCGCTGGACCTGGCCACAGCCTTCAACGCCTGGTACAACGCCAAGGGCCCGGACGGCCGCCCGGCCACCAATGTGCTTCAGTCGCCCGCTGGGCTGCGCGAGGCGCGGCTCAGTCTGGTGGCGCGGCTGCGCGAGGCGATGGAGGAGTCGCTGGCCCTGCTGGGCATCGAGGTGCCGAGTGCCATGTGA
- a CDS encoding NADH-quinone oxidoreductase subunit 15: MSHDDAKLYQQWVELLGWMREYAASGGLEYVKVSDFPDYIYRMERPYDLPTTTASASLNAAGQPVLIAAVSPRHVDLKSVQLRLMGSSKHWHLHAGERGLMEGHRLFDRERLHKVLDGALQAQRA, translated from the coding sequence ATGTCACATGACGATGCGAAGCTGTACCAGCAGTGGGTGGAGCTGCTCGGCTGGATGCGCGAGTACGCCGCGAGCGGCGGCCTGGAGTATGTCAAGGTCAGCGATTTCCCGGATTACATCTACCGCATGGAGCGCCCCTACGACCTGCCCACCACCACCGCCAGCGCGAGCCTCAACGCGGCGGGTCAGCCAGTGCTGATCGCGGCGGTCAGCCCACGTCATGTGGACCTCAAGAGTGTGCAACTGCGGCTGATGGGCAGCAGCAAGCACTGGCACCTGCACGCCGGCGAGCGCGGGTTGATGGAGGGCCACCGGCTGTTCGATCGCGAGCGGCTGCACAAGGTGCTGGACGGCGCGCTGCAGGCCCAGCGCGCCTGA
- a CDS encoding adenylyltransferase/cytidyltransferase family protein, whose product MQAQQAVLIGRFQPPHRAHLALMLEALQHAEQLCVVLGSARAARTPKNPLSDGERERLIRSMLQEAGVALERVRFVRLRDSYYRLPLWVEELRRGVSGDPARTVLCGFAKDQSSFYLRLFPEWILLPTRVVSPLNATAVRDGLAAGDWSAVAQAVTPAVLDQLRAWAQEGVFDEVWADQAAVQALQAVSPIRTVGAVLVHGNAVLLRPRTERPGLGLLAIPEAASWKAATQLAVGADHLPPPLRSRTLDHPDRVAGLKWVTLAELTVLAEPPPAAPGAAWVPLAQLLQHPEQVFADHARGIQALVEDWPAEPDRTVLSAPPG is encoded by the coding sequence ATGCAGGCCCAGCAAGCGGTGCTGATCGGCCGCTTCCAACCGCCGCACCGCGCCCATCTGGCGTTGATGCTGGAGGCGCTGCAGCACGCTGAGCAGCTGTGCGTAGTGCTGGGCAGCGCCCGCGCGGCCCGTACGCCCAAGAACCCGCTAAGTGACGGCGAGCGCGAGCGGCTGATCCGCTCCATGCTGCAGGAGGCCGGAGTAGCGCTGGAGCGGGTGCGCTTTGTGCGGCTGCGCGACAGCTATTACCGGCTGCCGCTGTGGGTGGAGGAGCTGCGCCGTGGCGTGAGTGGCGACCCGGCCCGGACCGTGCTGTGCGGCTTTGCTAAGGACCAGAGCAGCTTCTACCTGCGGCTGTTCCCGGAATGGATCCTGCTGCCTACCCGGGTGGTCTCGCCGCTGAACGCCACGGCCGTGCGGGACGGGCTGGCCGCTGGGGACTGGTCAGCAGTGGCGCAGGCGGTGACGCCGGCGGTGCTGGACCAGCTGCGCGCGTGGGCGCAGGAGGGCGTCTTTGACGAGGTCTGGGCCGATCAGGCGGCGGTGCAGGCGCTGCAGGCCGTCTCCCCCATCCGGACCGTGGGCGCGGTGCTGGTTCATGGGAACGCAGTGCTGCTGCGGCCGCGCACCGAACGGCCCGGGCTGGGCCTGCTGGCCATCCCGGAGGCCGCGTCCTGGAAGGCCGCCACGCAGCTGGCGGTGGGGGCGGACCACCTCCCGCCCCCGCTCCGGTCCCGCACGCTGGACCATCCGGACCGGGTGGCGGGGCTGAAGTGGGTGACCCTGGCAGAACTGACCGTGCTGGCGGAGCCGCCGCCAGCTGCGCCGGGCGCGGCTTGGGTTCCTCTGGCGCAGCTGCTGCAGCATCCGGAGCAGGTGTTCGCCGACCATGCCCGGGGCATTCAGGCGCTGGTGGAGGACTGGCCGGCCGAACCCGACCGGACGGTGCTCAGCGCCCCGCCCGGGTAG
- the cysS gene encoding cysteine--tRNA ligase, which translates to MTDQQPTVFPDLYLHDTLQRKKVLFTPTTPGRVGMYLCGPTVYSDAHVGHAKKEVAFDVVRRYLMHLGYRVRYVSNITDVGHLQNDADEGEDKIAKRAALEQLQPMEVAEKYFWSFMDDMARLNVLRPDIQPRATGHITEQIELIRELIERGHAYESNGSVYFDVRSWPNYGELSGRRLDDQEEGTREAVRSEKRDPRDFALWKRAEPAHIMRWDSPWGVGFPGWHIECSAMSLKYLGEGFDIHGGGLDLEFPHHEAEIAQAEAAGHPFARYWMHNNMLTIGGEKMSKSKGNFTTLRDLYTRLDPMVVRFLLVSSHYRSITEFNDEAFVGAQNGYRRLTDALNEVERRLPDAPERDDSALIARIEAHRADFERAMQDDFKTPEAVAALFGLTRDVNEALAGEVGRAGLEAAQAAYRTLGGEVLGLFAGGQGPQQDDSQLLDTLMELVLQARQNYRLNKQYAESDRLRDRLTEVGLTIEDTKNGPRWKK; encoded by the coding sequence ATGACCGATCAGCAGCCCACCGTCTTCCCGGACCTGTACCTCCACGACACCCTGCAGCGCAAGAAGGTGCTGTTCACACCCACCACCCCGGGCCGGGTTGGCATGTACCTATGCGGACCAACCGTGTATTCCGACGCGCACGTGGGGCACGCCAAGAAGGAAGTGGCCTTCGACGTGGTGCGGCGCTACCTGATGCACCTGGGGTACCGGGTACGCTACGTCAGCAACATCACCGACGTGGGCCACCTGCAGAACGACGCCGACGAGGGGGAGGACAAGATCGCCAAGCGGGCCGCGCTGGAGCAGCTGCAGCCGATGGAGGTGGCCGAGAAGTACTTCTGGAGCTTCATGGACGACATGGCCCGGCTGAACGTGCTGCGGCCCGACATCCAGCCGCGCGCCACCGGGCACATCACCGAGCAGATCGAGCTGATCCGGGAACTGATCGAGCGCGGCCACGCCTACGAGTCGAACGGCAGCGTGTACTTCGATGTCCGCAGCTGGCCGAACTACGGCGAGCTGTCGGGCCGCCGCCTGGACGATCAGGAGGAGGGCACCCGCGAGGCGGTCCGCAGCGAGAAGCGAGACCCCCGCGACTTTGCCCTCTGGAAACGCGCGGAGCCGGCGCACATCATGCGCTGGGACTCGCCCTGGGGGGTCGGTTTTCCCGGCTGGCACATCGAGTGCAGCGCCATGAGCCTCAAGTACCTGGGCGAGGGCTTCGACATTCACGGCGGCGGCCTGGACCTGGAATTCCCGCACCACGAGGCCGAAATCGCCCAGGCGGAGGCGGCGGGCCACCCGTTCGCCCGCTACTGGATGCACAACAACATGCTGACCATCGGCGGCGAGAAGATGAGCAAGAGCAAGGGGAACTTCACCACCCTGCGCGACCTCTACACCCGCCTGGACCCGATGGTCGTGCGCTTCCTGCTGGTCAGCAGCCATTACCGCAGCATCACCGAGTTCAACGACGAGGCGTTCGTGGGGGCCCAGAACGGCTACCGGCGCCTGACCGACGCGCTGAACGAAGTGGAACGCCGGCTGCCGGACGCGCCCGAACGCGACGACTCGGCCCTGATCGCCCGCATCGAGGCACACCGGGCCGATTTCGAGCGCGCCATGCAGGACGACTTCAAGACTCCCGAGGCGGTCGCCGCGTTGTTTGGCCTGACCCGCGACGTGAATGAGGCGCTGGCCGGCGAGGTGGGCCGAGCAGGGCTGGAAGCGGCGCAGGCCGCCTACCGCACGCTGGGCGGTGAGGTGCTGGGGCTGTTTGCCGGGGGGCAGGGGCCGCAGCAGGATGACAGCCAGCTGCTCGACACCCTGATGGAACTGGTTCTGCAGGCGCGTCAGAACTACCGCCTGAACAAGCAGTACGCCGAGTCGGACCGGCTGCGCGACCGGCTGACCGAGGTGGGCCTGACCATCGAGGACACCAAGAACGGCCCGCGCTGGAAGAAGTAG
- a CDS encoding DUF4142 domain-containing protein, translated as MKILPAAVMLSLALASCAPMMGMGMAPASMDPDTLFEQAVAGSNMFEIKTSQLALAKSSSAAVKSFAQQMIDDHTKAQAQLEALAKSQGVPLPTMLPPDLQIKVVTLSGLNGAAFDTAYIQEQTLGHQLALSIFQNELTAGKKADTRNLATALLPAIQMHLQEAQALKP; from the coding sequence ATGAAGATTCTTCCCGCCGCTGTGATGCTCTCCCTGGCCCTCGCCTCGTGTGCCCCGATGATGGGCATGGGCATGGCCCCCGCCAGCATGGACCCCGACACCCTGTTCGAGCAGGCCGTGGCCGGCAGCAACATGTTCGAGATCAAGACGTCGCAACTGGCGCTGGCCAAGTCCAGCTCGGCCGCCGTCAAGAGTTTCGCGCAGCAGATGATCGACGACCACACCAAGGCCCAGGCGCAGCTTGAGGCGCTGGCGAAGTCGCAGGGTGTGCCGCTGCCCACCATGCTTCCGCCGGACCTGCAGATCAAGGTCGTCACGCTCAGCGGCCTGAACGGCGCGGCCTTCGACACCGCCTACATTCAGGAGCAGACGCTCGGCCACCAGCTGGCCCTCAGCATCTTCCAGAACGAACTCACGGCCGGCAAGAAGGCCGACACCCGGAATCTGGCCACCGCGCTGCTGCCGGCCATCCAGATGCACCTCCAGGAGGCCCAGGCGCTCAAGCCCTGA